Genomic segment of Eupeodes corollae chromosome 2, idEupCoro1.1, whole genome shotgun sequence:
ccagaacagcacctgtgcattgttgttttgatttcttccattggatatcagaaacaggtttagacgcagcatgaattgtgtcatgactcGCATTGAACCCGATCtctttatccggaattattttgttgtccgcagcccacttagacagagccctattgatgatcttttctaaaactttgctgatgcttggCAGAAGACTTTTCGActgaagatttgacgggttggagttgtcctttccctttttcgggagaggatgaaccacaacGGTCTTCTAATACACTAGATAATATACactattcagtgcattattgaagagggtggtgtatatgtcaattgcctccatagGTAAATGTcctagtacaacgttggatataccatcgacacctgctcactttttgttttttattgaattgaagatgagctgaagctcaaccttcgtcactaacaagggacttggtcccgtttgctcggcgattatggcatttgccaaggaatcgtcattgaaccgcatgaaaccgcggttctcagatcgccattgtgtcatatcagggctctgttttccaggtcgtgtttggggcgaatgctaacattcaccttgtacacttgctggaaagtagctcccaccgcctccactttttccttcggatcttcaattatataaaagtcatcgtcaaaggtggcttcttctggatctatttgcgctgtcctgagactcggaaggtcattgtcgttctttttcttgaatatcttgttgattttagggaacatactagggtcactcgaattaactgaccggatcttgcggtcccagtacttattaattgataacctgtagttctccttaatcaacagattgccattttttattgacgacttcagtgtcctaacctccaagtcatgtgggtctgtaagtcgtctgtacaagtttttgagtcttgtcagtaagccactcttgtgcctctGCAGTGCGTCAATTATCGCGTTTCTTTAAGCGTcgatttggtcccgttcttcgtactttggtattgtccgttccatcgttcgttttattgtttcgtccatctgttgtaaatgttggtcattttttgtatttgtcaggtttgtgttgttttgtggGGCtttgtcactcgaacgaagttatCTCGcaaaggcgttggtgaaacgaggccagcgcatcttactgtaattttaAGAGTGCCTGGACAACCACGGCTACCTGTTTACTCAGATTCCGCTGCTCTGCAACCGTTTAGGATTCAtgctgttagtttttttttaactatatatTTCTGGATCTTTGTCTAGCAAAACAAAGAACTTAGGAAAATCCTCCTGTGTTTCAAATCTCTGGACAATTCCATAGATATTTTACAACAATAATACATTTGGATCAACTTTTCATTatcgcagcacgaatttcgacacgcagtttttttatttaaaaaaaaatagggttaagtccgaaaaagaaaatatttttttatgacttaaaggtctttcctcgccttaatatttaaaacatgttctattgagacccctactcaattaaacaaaaaaaattacaaggaAATTCGTTCTGCGGTATTTGCAAAGCCGcccataaatttaatttatatataggttaatatatacatatatgtgtgagatttcaaaaattttatattttctgaattttgaGTTCCGTACTTTTATTTGGTGAgttctatttataaattttaaatcttcctTATGTAAAGTTTAAAATGACCGTATCAAACTCGATTTAAATTAATACCGGTCGTTATActcgacggaagcgaagaaaataagtttagtggtcaatcagggcaagaccaagtatatgctgtcatcaaaaaaggacattgaacaacgacgtgttggacaaaaagtcaccatggacagctattgctttgaggtagttaatgactttgtctacctaggcaccgctattaacaaagacaacgacaccagcgctgaaatcaaacgaagaataactcttgcaaatcgctgcttcgttgggcttagaaggcaattaagaagtaaagtcctatctcgagcatctaaaatcgccatctataagacactcatcatcctggttctcatttaaggcgctgaggcctggaccctgtccaaaaaagatgagagtgtcttaggatgctcgagagaaaaattcttcgggtgatttttggtcccgtacgcatagatggagagtggagcagaaaatataacgacgaactgtacggtctgtacagcgacactgacctagttaacagaattaaagtccaacggcatagatggctaggtcatgtagagcgaatgggcatcaacgctccagcccggaagatcttcgaatccaattgcGAGGgtcggcgcagtagaggaagaccgcgtttcaggtggcgcacgcaggtggatGAAcccctcaaccaacttggcgtgcgaaactagaggcagctagctagggaccgagctgggtGGAGAAGCATGTTtattgaggcccaggtctgcccggactgtagcgccactttaagtaagtaactataattctcaaccatttctgtgcgCGAGTCATGTTCGAGGTGGAGGGGATTTTCGACTTCGAGTTCTGAACGCAACATGACGATAATCGACAAAACCCCGAAaatcgagttttttttttatttattgacaattttaatactaaaaagtATAAGTGTACCACTAaagcaaatataaattaaagccCTAGAAGAACAAGTTTTATTAAGCGTACACTTTCAGAAGAGTCCAGAAGACTCCCGAATTAAAAACGACACAGTTggatgttttttaaactttccaacAATTCtataatatcaagtttttgaaatatattaaaatattataaaaataatgttggaaaTGGGTAGGTACTTTTAAAAGTTGAGTAAATAGTTAAAATGAAAGTTTGGATTCTTAAACAGCACTACAAATTAAgtcaaaaacgtatttttcaaaactatatgaaagtatcaaattcaCCAACTACGTATAgagtcaaatgaagaataaacaaaataattagaatttccagaaactatgtaagatacttaaatgatttaaattttatctagaagagaaagatttgtactttccaaaattatcatacaatttattgttaagagatattttgagttcaACTTAGTCTTAGAAACACGATTTTTGGTGGTTTCTAGCATTTTTAAAgggtcatattttaaaaacctgatgtgatagaaaaattttaaagtgagaTTCAAATTGAAGACttcttaatcatttaaaaaagtattgttttgtttgtagaatagtaaaaaaaacgtaactttgtcgaccagtgttattatatttcacattttggtgtggcaaAAATAGCCTTgtcctcaaccctttaaaattccagacgataacttttactaaaaaacgaatcgttagtgtatttgattattgtacaTCACAGAAAAAACTCTTTCGCGTCTCCACGTTTAAAGATGTAGGTGTTTATTTCTGTCCCAACTTacgagtttacacatcacattaattttattgtcaataatgcaagttctatgcttggagttcaatgatccctatgttactctttctttgtacaattgccatgttcgtcctcatcttgaatatgcatcgcaagtatgCAGTCCTAATTACGAAAtgtatagaaaacgtattgaatcaattcaacataatttcattcgctttgccctaaagagtcttccttgggatgatccttatgatctgcctctcTATGAACATCGTGTttataatgatttaatatttctttatgaactcattaatggtgaaatttaTGCACCTtagctatcttgtgtacatttgaattaccgaggcgaAACtcatacatattgacttccatagaactaactatgggaagaatgaagctttaaggcGAATGAGCactttatataacttaaactgttcatcgatagatttaaatttaaataaggtgggattaaaagcattctttagaaccagtgctccactatcgttaacgtctttattttatattttgttgttctgtattaattcatgttaaatgttaattatgttttgtattttgtgcatgtgttaggctttaattgttttattatcttactaacaactaacacatgcacgtATGATGAGCCTCTTTGAAGTTTGCTATAAGGTAACTACTTTCTGAAGTGTATAATTAATGCGATTACCTTTCGTAAAATCCTTAACTCCTCCCCTAGAATGccttaagaataaaaacaaacacacatccattatttttatataacaaaattatgttttacgatatttattttagaatatttcttgcggtatattaatttaaaattatagtttataataataataataatacgtaATTGTTATATTAATATCTTATCGAGTagtatttatagtttgtttcttttttttttaaatttttattattattacttattttgtttttgtagttatcaatcgaaaatattttaattattattatactcaaaatagatatttttttttattttaatatatgtatttatattcgtaaatatcataataaaaagtcaaaaagaaaaaaacaaaaatcgagcaAGCTCTACAGTACActtatataatgttttttttttttaattttttgtttaaatttaaattgatttttaaatataatacttAATAATtagcttaaaataataaaattaaaacgaaaaatcaatttcattttgcATAAATATCTTTGggtaatgaataatttatttgcttatttagtatttttttgttgttgtttctttaaaaataaaaatgcgaaatattttgattattatttctaACTTTCATATCAATTATAagttagaagaagaaaaacaaaacatttgatttaagttttttcttttcattaaatttaaacagaaaattaaaacagttggaaatatttgagaaaataccgatatatattttttttaaagttttatacatatgcataatttttgatcaactacattttatatatatttatatgttttgttgtttattttacgAGTACGACtagcattttgtttatttatattttaattttacttcgatttgttgttgtttaaagtgttgttttataatattttgattttaaaaactaatcatAAAATTTATTCGTAATAGAAGAGTTTTTCAAGCAAtgattataatataattatgtacTTTCATGCAAAATGCACATAAAACATATTCAATGTtactaaaacataatttttgtttgtttgtgtaaattaaaacaaatagctttctttttttttcaataaaatcaatttttaaattgtagtaTAATATTGCAAGATCAAACTATACATATAAGTGTTTAGTTTAACTCATTTTTACGGTCTTGTTACATTTAGATAAACATACGTACAAAGTTTCCTTGTGTTTCTGTGAATAAGTTTGCTTTGTATTGGTATATTGTAGgataaatttatgtaaatttttgattttaatgatatgctcaaaataaaataatattaacataattatatttttttgtagttattaCCATTTTGATTTACTGGAACTTTGCATTTCATAGTTCtaaattattacaaacaaattaaattacaaaaaaggaaATGCAACAAAGTGTATATTAAATAAGGAGATAATATAAAAGTTCTTGTTTGGAAGTCATTCAGTTGATGGTGTGTTTGATTAGCTTGGAGAAAatatattccaatattcatttaACAACAAAAGAATACATAAGAAGTGGTTATTGGTTGATAATTCTTAACCGCTGAGAtccattttttaatatcaataatataaaaagaaatttccaAATAGTTCATGAAAAAACGTAGAGTAATATAAGTTGTGTATGAAGAGCTTTACATGCAGAAAAAGAGTTGGACGAAATTCTTAAACAATCGCGATCTGCAATTAAAACTGTTTAACATCTTAAgagtattcaatttatttaatcaacGTTGAATAATAAGAAGAATTGTAAGAGCTTTGAACAATCGACATTTACGAAACTATGAAAAGCCTGTGtaaacaatgggcaggttcaggcgacataagggacctGAAactaaggcaagtttctagtacctgattggccagctgccaaaaaagccttccaattaaggctaCTTTATGGGAAAGTTTTCTGgaaagttattcaaaaaaaatctccctaactacgaagtcaagtcaacttatgtcaaaatgacaactattttttcatttaagtgaAAGCTAAGCTTTACTactctatattttatttattttctgaacaattccatttaatgttttatgtaaaagggttacttgtcaatttaaaaaagaaataagtaatatttctttacaatacaaaagacaaatcgtaattgacttgtagcttgtctgagcagagttttgtagacaataatgtgtttggtagtttttgtactatgaacttaaagtagaggtttttgaagtaaagttttgaatttgaacttcatgacacttggaaaagtaactagttgccttggtcaaatttacgttcaaagaatgaagttgactgcaaatgaagtacCTTATGTTGCCCAATGTCAATAAAGCAATCTAAATTAAAATGTGGTTTTGGTGTTAAGCCGCTCAGACAACGAGTATTTTTGGTTCCAAGTTTATGAGCTTTCTTCTCATTTATAGAGGTCTGTTATTTGGTTAGATTCATCGATATAAAATATCTTACCATATGAGCTAAGAGCAATATCAAAAAAGCGTTTACGAAATTCGGCTTTACCCGagactttaacatttttttttaagatcttaattaCGTTCAATAAATTGTGGGAACCATTAGGATAAGAATGGAGACACTCTTGCTTaaggaaaaataatttgaagacaGCAATTATGCAGCTCTATTACCAATAACATCGTAGTCGGAAACTTTTTACAAATCCACTATCACTTAATCAATTCccaatgcaaaattgtataatattttctaatatGAACATATTTGTTTGTTGATGGTTTTGTTCGAGATTCTTAAAAGTATTTGCCTATTTTCGTGATAAGATTGATTGTAAAAGCGTCTTGGAACATTTGTCCAAACAGATATTTAAGATGGACTAGATTTGTATTCGAGACACGCACTTTAGCTATAGcctttaaaaaattcttctgatttgaaaatgaatataaaagaaTTATGTTCACCAAATGACACTCGTCCTTAAATTTCACAGTTTTAAGTCACATTAAAAACTGCTAACCCTTCCTTAGAAGtttagaaaaattcttcgtaaAACTGTATTCAGATTATCTTGCGCGACGATCatccaaaaacaacaccaatttGTTAATTCTGTTATAAGCTCTTTCCAATATTCAAATCCGACTTCTCAACTGAATGGTAATCTAGTTAACTTGCCAATCAAAGACTTCGACTCCTCCAGCACAATGAACATTTCACATATTCTTTTAAAGGTTAATTGTTGAATACAATTTAGGTAAATTTACgaataaattatcatttttcgaAATAATGGCAGTGTCTATTATatcattttgtttcaattaaaatacacagaagaaaaagaaatcctAGATAAAAGAACATAATTATCTAAATGagcaaattaaacttaaataatagtgcatatttaaatattcatacaatcaaaatttgtaatttaaaataaaaaaactaaaaaaaatgttccaacaTATCACAGACAAAACTATGGAACAAAATTAGTAATGTTGATGTTTTcagtatttaattaattattattattatttttattttttttttttgaaggagcAAAACACCTTCgctgatttgtttttatttcttttctcttttaattttaattttccgtTATTAATTTCGTATGCCACAATGTTTAAatgttacataaaaaaaaaaacaaaatttattactttattGTGGGACAtgggaaaacaaataaatacaagcaAATGCTTTTTTCGCTTACTGACTAGACTCATGGGTCTGGAAATAAAAAACCCAACTCTTCAAATAATCATTCTCTTTTCTTTGTTgagatttatgtatattattttccaCTTTACCTGTGCAATGCATTTGATATCTGCTTGAGAGATTGTCCCACATCGACCACTAATTTTTCATTATCCTGGACATTCTTACTGCCCGCCGAACGTAGACTCCTCGATTGGGCCTCCACTCTGGTCACCAGTTCtctaaaatgaaattttgaatgcGGTGGCATTGTTTCATTGTCAGCAAACACTACACAATAATTTTGAAGGATGTTCAGCTTGTCACTAAGTTGAAGCCATTGTGAAGCTGAAATCGAGTTAACTGGTAGTTTAAGACTTCCCTCGAGCAGACTTACCAGCTCTAGTATACTTTCACGATTGATTTGTGTCGAAGATGTGTTATTGCTGAGAGGAGTTGTAGAATTTGAGTTGGTGTTGCCGTCGGTGTTGATCTTCTGGCCAATGGGTGTGGCGTAGATTGTTAGTTTGGTAGGTTTTAGTGGAACTGCGGGCTTACTTTTGTTCAGCAACTGGTGCTGGTCGGTTGTAGAGTCTGGTGGAGTAGGTGTTGTCCCGGTTGTTATAATTTCACTGTTCTCGTTATTGGAATGATTCTTCATTGCCAACTTTGGCGAGAGCTGTGTCTGACCCTCAGTTGGAGTGCATTCTTTGGGCTCCCACAGCTTTTTCAGACTACTAATACTGCCAGTGCTGCGGCGCTTACCATCTTCCGAAGAGTCTCCCGAGTCTGTAGCAGCAGTAGTTGAAGACTTCAACGAGTGATTGCTGTCCTTTTTATTGTTGTCTTGGTCTCCGCAACTATGAAGCACGGAAACttcgatttttatttcagtCTTTTTCAGTTCGATCTGTGATTTAGATTTTGGCTTGGTGTGTAGCTCATTCGGATTGTTATCGGAACAATGTCGATCCGAATTGTCTTTTCTAAAGGAATTATTATAGTTTTTGGTCGTACTATCGTCCGAGTTAGTACTGTCGTCTTTTAGGGAATTCTGTTGATGTGATTGATTTTCTTTGGCATCGTTGccattgctgttgttgttgtcgaCCTTACGGAGGCGtgatttgaagtcaatgatTGTATTTGAATCGTTCTGTGGTGGGGTTTGCAGTTTTTTCGGCTCTACGCGCTTAAGTTGAGCTTTGAATGTGTTTGTGTTGGACGATTCACTTTGATTTGTCACTGGGGGATGCGACGCCGACTTTGGTGCTGCTGGCTGCTTCTTATCCACTTTGGGAAGATTCATGCTTTCAGCCAGTTCAGTGACTAATTGTGACACTGGATCTACTTGTTGTCCACCATTTTCTCGACCATCGTGGTGGTGGTTGTggttgttttgcatttttgctGGATTAGTTCGTTCTTTGATTTCGGCCATCAGTTTCATTTCGAGTTTTTCCTTCATGCTGCTATCCTGTTGGTGATGGTTCTCTGGGGGGCTGCCAAGAGAGCTGCACGAGTCCGTAGATGGTTCACGTTTGCGCAAGCTAACTCCAAATCTCGAGCTAGCTTCTTCGACACTCGGAGCGGTATTCGAAACGTCGTTGTTATTGATTGGCGCTGGTGGAGGAATGGGAATTATgggtggcggtggtggtggcgatTCGAATTCTTCGGGTGGTGGGGGCAGATCTATTGGCGGAGGTGGTGGGAAGTCTAAATTGGCTAGGCCTGATTGCTGAGCTCGTTTTGGACTATTGCTAGAACCACGGAATGAGGAGAATGTCATCATGGAGCCGTCAGTTGCAGTGCGATGACGTTGTAGCTTATTGAGACTTGCCGATGCATTGTTGGCCATTGTAACACCACTTGAAGAATTACTTCGAATCATCTGGGGTTGACCTCCTTTGAAGGTGGCCACACTGCTGGTTAGATTATTGCTGCGAGCCATTACACCATTTGTTCCTATGGCGGGGGGTGGTGGGGGCGGAACATCTGAAACCACAGTGTTATGATTTAACTGCTGAACAACAACACCGCCAGAATCTTCCAAACTATCAAGAAAAGCACCGATCCGGGCGACTTTAGGCAATGTTCCATATCTATTCACTACTCGCTTTACATTCATAACCTCCAAAGCACCCACAGTTATTTGATGACTTGATGGTGGCGTTATCACGCCAGCCAAACTATGATGCTGAGTATGATCCATTGAATGTTTGGCATGAATCGGATGTTGTTGGGATCGCTTGCTGTTGCGTGTCTCTAAACCACGATTACCCATAACTGGTGTTGGTCGTTTAAACGAGCTATGCTGAACGGGTTTCTGATGATGCCCTAGGGAATgttgaattttgttattataatcCATGCTGTCGCCATCGGTGTCAGCATCCGGATTATCGTTTTCCGAATCACAACGATTAGCCAAGCTGGTTATGTCCCGGGTTAAAcctaaatgttacaaaaaataaataaatatataagttaaaattatttaatttactaaTTGGTTTCTGATTATAAAATAGGAAGCATTGCTGTAAGTATTTGTCACACAGATTGTTAGAGGGGATAtcgaaatattaaatatttatggaTTAATGCAAAAATGCTTAAACCACTCAAAagcattttgtatatatgtttaCAATAATTTCGTGCAGAGTATTAATTTATAGATAAAttatttatggttttatttatttgaataaagaCTAATTAAACTGTAAAGAGTCAAGGTTTTTTCAGTGTTAAATGAATAATGTGACCTAATCAAGGCTTTCGCCTAGAAACGTGATAATCTATAAATGTTTGCGTTTTATATCCCGACTTTGTTAGATGATTCGTCATGCTTTGTCTTAAAACCCTTAAGTTTATTATAGATTAATGTTTGCCTAACTCACCGCTGAAAAACTAAGATTTAAATGCATAAGTTCTATTTTATTAGAAATCTTTTTTAACTAGGTTTTTTGTTAGTTAGTTAGTAATGCaatctttcaaatattttactgGTTATTGagtgcatgtttttttttaataaatgcacaaaaacaaacattcacacataattttatgttaacaaaaatgtaataaatgtggtgaaatgttgttttaatcCCTTACTCAGGTGACAAATACCTCGGAATAGAATATCGATAATAAAACTACTGCAAGAAGATGATTTCTTAATACAACTACCATTCGTATTCAGTTCTTCAACGAAATTTTTCCCATCGTCATCACGGTATGTTGAATCCCGGCTGGTAGACAGCAggcttaaaaaatgaaaaaaaaaaatacataagatTAGACCAAGTGAACACTTTTAAGTGATAACTAATGACCGCATACCTCGTTCTCTTTGGTGGAGCGGGAGCTTGTTTTCCCTGCTTATTGGTGGTTCGTCGCATTTGTACATTACCCTTGCCTTGGCTGGAGAATGTACTCAGTTTGGTGGAGGTGGAGCCCGTTTCTAAAAGAagaataataaatgttatttttcatttaacttttttttaaaatattatttacctgATAGCGGTGTGCTAGCTTGTTGATCATGGTGACCTCCACTACCtccgccaccaccaccgccccCCATCTGCGGCTTTTTTCCCATTTGTGGGGTGAGGGTTTGTGAAGCATTTAATTGTTTCTCAACTG
This window contains:
- the LOC129948441 gene encoding tyrosine-protein kinase Abl isoform X2 codes for the protein MGAQQAKDRSSGSQGTVSCIGISSSVGISSSSSSISGVGGGGGSGSGALGAGSTLRASRMKSRSSSSSAAAAAPTASTKDNRSAIGLNIFSEHNGPMIRSTQRDTGKYQMHLEALLQSRPLPHIPPGSSLLEAELIAQSQDGSLHNAQSHSQGPSSTTSGFESAHRWTSKENLLAPGPEEDDPQLFVALYDFQAGGENQLSLKKGEQVRILSYNKSGEWCEAHSDSGNVGWVPSNYVTPLNSLEKHSWYHGPISRNAAEYLLSSGINGSFLVRESESSPGQRSISLRYEGRVYHYRISEDSDGKVYVTAEAKFNTLAELVHHHSVPHEGHGLITPLLYPAPKQNKPTVFPLSPEPDEWEICRTDIVMKHKLGGGQYGEVYEAIWKRYGNTVAVKTLKEDTMALKDFLEEAAIMKEMKHPNLVQLIGVCTREPPFYIITEFMSHGNLLDFLRSAGRETLDAVALLYMATQIASGMSYLESRNYIHRDLAARNCLVGDNKLVKVADFGLARLMRDDTYTAHAGAKFPIKWTAPEGLAYNKFSTKSDVWAFGVLLWEIATYGMSPYPGIDLTDVFHKLEKGYRMERPPGCPPEVYDLMRQCWQWNAQDRPTFKSIHHALEHMFQESSITEAVEKQLNASQTLTPQMGKKPQMGGGGGGGGSGGHHDQQASTPLSETGSTSTKLSTFSSQGKGNVQMRRTTNKQGKQAPAPPKRTSLLSTSRDSTYRDDDGKNFVEELNTNGLTRDITSLANRCDSENDNPDADTDGDSMDYNNKIQHSLGHHQKPVQHSSFKRPTPVMGNRGLETRNSKRSQQHPIHAKHSMDHTQHHSLAGVITPPSSHQITVGALEVMNVKRVVNRYGTLPKVARIGAFLDSLEDSGGVVVQQLNHNTVVSDVPPPPPPAIGTNGVMARSNNLTSSVATFKGGQPQMIRSNSSSGVTMANNASASLNKLQRHRTATDGSMMTFSSFRGSSNSPKRAQQSGLANLDFPPPPPIDLPPPPEEFESPPPPPPIIPIPPPAPINNNDVSNTAPSVEEASSRFGVSLRKREPSTDSCSSLGSPPENHHQQDSSMKEKLEMKLMAEIKERTNPAKMQNNHNHHHDGRENGGQQVDPVSQLVTELAESMNLPKVDKKQPAAPKSASHPPVTNQSESSNTNTFKAQLKRVEPKKLQTPPQNDSNTIIDFKSRLRKVDNNNSNGNDAKENQSHQQNSLKDDSTNSDDSTTKNYNNSFRKDNSDRHCSDNNPNELHTKPKSKSQIELKKTEIKIEVSVLHSCGDQDNNKKDSNHSLKSSTTAATDSGDSSEDGKRRSTGSISSLKKLWEPKECTPTEGQTQLSPKLAMKNHSNNENSEIITTGTTPTPPDSTTDQHQLLNKSKPAVPLKPTKLTIYATPIGQKINTDGNTNSNSTTPLSNNTSSTQINRESILELVSLLEGSLKLPVNSISASQWLQLSDKLNILQNYCVVFADNETMPPHSKFHFRELVTRVEAQSRSLRSAGSKNVQDNEKLVVDVGQSLKQISNALHRPMSLVSKRKKHLLVFICFPMSHNKVINFVFFFM
- the LOC129948441 gene encoding tyrosine-protein kinase Abl isoform X4, with the protein product MGAQQAKDRSSGSQGTVSCIGISSSVGISSSSSSISGVGGGGGSGSGALGAGSTLRASRMKSRSSSSSAAAAAPTASTKDNRSAIGLNIFSEHNGPMIRSTQRDTGKYQMHLEALLQSRPLPHIPPGSSLLEAELIAQSQDGSLHNAQSHSQGPSSTTSGFESAHRWTSKENLLAPGPEEDDPQLFVALYDFQAGGENQLSLKKGEQVRILSYNKSGEWCEAHSDSGNVGWVPSNYVTPLNSLEKHSWYHGPISRNAAEYLLSSGINGSFLVRESESSPGQRSISLRYEGRVYHYRISEDSDGKVYVTAEAKFNTLAELVHHHSVPHEGHGLITPLLYPAPKQNKPTVFPLSPEPDEWEICRTDIVMKHKLGGGQYGEVYEAIWKRYGNTVAVKTLKEDTMALKDFLEEAAIMKEMKHPNLVQLIGVCTREPPFYIITEFMSHGNLLDFLRSAGRETLDAVALLYMATQIASGMSYLESRNYIHRDLAARNCLVGDNKLVKVADFGLARLMRDDTYTAHAGAKFPIKWTAPEGLAYNKFSTKSDVWAFGVLLWEIATYGMSPYPGIDLTDVFHKLEKGYRMERPPGCPPEVYDLMRQCWQWNAQDRPTFKSIHHALEHMFQESSITEAVEKQLNASQTLTPQMGKKPQMGGGGGGGGSGGHHDQQASTPLSETGSTSTKLSTFSSQGKGNVQMRRTTNKQGKQAPAPPKRTSLLSTSRDSTYRDDDGKNFVEELNTNGSLTRDITSLANRCDSENDNPDADTDGDSMDYNNKIQHSLGHHQKPVQHSSFKRPTPVMGNRGLETRNSKRSQQHPIHAKHSMDHTQHHSLAGVITPPSSHQITVGALEVMNVKRVVNRYGTLPKVARIGAFLDSLEDSGGVVVQQLNHNTVVSDVPPPPPPAIGTNGVMARSNNLTSSVATFKGGQPQMIRSNSSSGVTMANNASASLNKLQRHRTATDGSMMTFSSFRGSSNSPKRAQQSGLANLDFPPPPPIDLPPPPEEFESPPPPPPIIPIPPPAPINNNDVSNTAPSVEEASSRFGVSLRKREPSTDSCSSLGSPPENHHQQDSSMKEKLEMKLMAEIKERTNPAKMQNNHNHHHDGRENGGQQVDPVSQLVTELAESMNLPKVDKKQPAAPKSASHPPVTNQSESSNTNTFKAQLKRVEPKKLQTPPQNDSNTIIDFKSRLRKVDNNNSNGNDAKENQSHQQNSLKDDSTNSDDSTTKNYNNSFRKDNSDRHCSDNNPNELHTKPKSKSQIELKKTEIKIEVSVLHSCGDQDNNKKDSNHSLKSSTTAATDSGDSSEDGKRRSTGSISSLKKLWEPKECTPTEGQTQLSPKLAMKNHSNNENSEIITTGTTPTPPDSTTDQHQLLNKSKPAVPLKPTKLTIYATPIGQKINTDGNTNSNSTTPLSNNTSSTQINRESILELRTGDQSGGPIEESTFGGQ